The Candidatus Falkowbacteria bacterium genomic interval AAACAAAAAATTTAACAAAATAGAATTAAGCCCAAATACAAACAATTTAATTAAAACACCTGAAGCTAACTTTACTATTAGTGGCGCAGTAACCGGGATTACTCTGCCTATCACCATATTTATAAATAATAACGAAGACATAACAATTAACCCAGGAGAAAGTAGTTAGTTTACTCTTAAGAGCAAACTAACTAACAATACAAGCTTTAATATTGAAATTAAGCAAAAATACTTGGGACAAAATTGTTATCTAGAAAACAGCACTGGATTAATTAATAACTCAAATATCAATAATCTTAAAATCGCTTGCGGCGTAAATCTTTATTTTAACCCTTTTAAATTTACTCTCAGTAATGGCTACGCCGGGCCAGCGCCATTTTCCTGTGGCGACAATCTATCTTACGAAAATGAATCATACCCAACAACTTTAATCGGCTCTCAATGCTGGATGGCTAAAAATTTAAACATAGGAACCAAAATAGATAGCAACAACTCTGAGCCCCTATGTCACAACCCCTCAGCGCCCCTCTATCTGAATTGGTCGTGCCAAACTGACAATAATTTAATAGAAAAATATTGTTATAGTAATAACAATGCAAATTGTTTAAATAATGGTGGCCTTTATGAATGGGCGGAAGCCTTGGGTTTGCCATATGACTGTAATAGTGCAGGTTCGGTCAATAACGGCAATGGCACCTACACCATAAGCTGCCCAACTAGTGGTAGTTATACTATTGGCAATCAAACACGGGGAATTTGTCCTACCGGTTGGCATATACCAAGTATTAGTGAGTGGCAATCACTAGCCCAGTTAAGCCAATCTAGCTGCGAAATTAGATGTGACCTTGGCAATATTTGTAGCTGTACTGAAGCAGGAGAAAAGCTAAAAGCAAAAGCTGACCAAACACCTATTGCCTGGGATGGAACCGATATTTACAATTTCACCTTACTACCATCCGGATTTCGCAATGGTGATGGATCATTTTACGACTACGGTAGCTACGCAGTTTTATGGACCTCAGCCCCGTCATCAGAAAATGCTGGGCTTGGTATGTTTACCGGGGTTAAATCCACTCTAAAAAATATTAAAACCGACCGCGACGTTAGAACTGATGGACTTTCTGTGCGCTGCATAAAAGACTAATTTTAAAATACCTTAGCAAAAAAATCTAATAAAACAGCCCTAAATTGGGGTTATTTTTTTTGGTGATATAATTTAGCTAGATAAACATTAACATCTATCTTTATGGATAATAAAAAAATCTTTCTAAATACTGTTTTTTGGGGATTTATTCTTTGGCTCTTTGGCTATGTTCTAGGTTTTGTATTTTTTGCCCTGGTACCAAAAGAATTACTTGGTTGGTATATCATGCCATTTGGCATAGCTCTAACTCTTTGGGTCTTACTTAAAAAAATTAAAAGAGATTCATTTACTTGTTATTTTGGCCTAGCTATTATCTGGACAATCATGGCAATAATTCTAGACTATATATTTTTAGTTAAACTTTTAAAAACCGTTGATGGCTATTATAAATTAGATGTTTATCTATATTATATAATCACCTTTATTCTACCTATTATTGTTGGTTGGTTTAAGTTTAAAAATAAAAAATAGACTACATTATGAAAATTGGAGTATTTGGCAGAACTAAAGCTGACAACAAAAAAATAATTAAACTAGCCAAAGAAATTGGCGAGGCCATTGCTTCAATGGCAATATTGTAGTTACCGGGGGCACCGAAGGCTACCCTCATCTTGTAGCTATGTCAGCTCTTAAAAATAAGGGCAAAGCAGTTTCTTGTGCTACCGGTCTTAAATTAGCTGACCACTTAAAGTTTCATAAAGTAGACTTGTCAAAATACACAAAAGTTATTTTTCAGAAAAAATATTTTAATAAGAAGTTATTAGTAATCGATAATTATTTACGATCATTAGATATGTGCTTAAATGTTGATTGCGCCATAATTATTGGCGGCCGAGTTGGGACAATGTTTGAGGTAACAATACTTAGCGGAATAAGCAAGGATATATTTATTTTAAAAGGTAGCGGCGGCATAACTGGCAAAACTATGAAAAATTTTATTAAAGAAGGTCATAAAGAGAGATCTAAAATAAAATATTTTAATAACTCGAGAGCACTAAAAGAAATGCTAAGTAAATGAAAATTTTAATTATCGACAACCATAGCGAACATCTTTTAGAGCTAACTAATTGCTTTAGTAATCTTCCAAAGATAATTAATAAAGAAACCTTTGATAAAGGTTTTGCTATAGAAAATTTTGATTCAATAATTTTGTCAGGCAGTTTTAATATGCCAACAGCTTTGCGTCATCCAAATTTTTACAAACAAGAAATTGATTTAATAAAAAATAGTAAAACACCAATTATCGGAATCTGTCTTGGCGCCGAACTTATAATAAAGTCTTTTGATGGCAAGCTTGAGGAACTATCTCATAGCTTAGACGGAGAAGTTAAGCTCAATGTCTCAGACAAAAATCTTAAAACAATAATTGAGAGTAATCATATAAAAGTAATTGAGCATCATAAAATCGGAGCAAAAAATTTACCTAAAGATTTACTTGAATTAGCTAGCTCACCTGATTGCGTAGAAATATTTAAACATGCCTCAAAACCAATCATAGGTATTCAATTTCATCCTGAGATTGGTAAACATAAGGAAATTTTTGATTGGGCAATTAAAGAATTAAAAATATGATCAGCTGGATTATCCCATTATCGCTGCTAATAATTTTTGAAATAGTCGCTGATATTTTTGCTAAAAATTGGTCCTTACAAAGGACAACCTGGATTGCCGTCACTAGTCTAGCTTCATATTTAATTGCTAACTCCTTTTGGTTATTTGCTTTAAAAAATGGTTCTGGTCTAGGTCGCGGCGCTATCATATTTTCTGTAGCTACGGCGATCATCGCCGTCATTCTAGGAATACTATTTTACAAAGAACCAGTTAATAAATTTCAAATAATTGGTTTGGTTTTAGGAGTTATCGCTATAGTTTTATTATTCTGGGAATAAAATATTATGAACTGGATTATATTTGCTTTAGCTGGGCCATTAATTTGGGCGCTAGTTAACCACATCGACAAATTCATTATTACTAAATATTTCCACGGCAAAGGCATTGGTTCTTTAGTTATGTTCACAGGCCTCTCAGGTTTTGTGGTTTCTATTTTTATAATCGCACTAAAATATAGTTCTATAAATCTCGGCGCTGCCCCAGCTTTTTTTATTGCTATAAATGGTGCTTTGTTAGTGGCTTCTTTTATTCCCTATTTGCATGCCATGGAAAAAGAAGAGGCTTCAACCGTTTCAACACTCTATCAACTGATTCCGGTTTTCGGCTATTTCTTAGGTCTAATATTTTTACATGAACAACTTTCCTTCTGGCAACTTATTGGCTCATCATTAATAATTATTGGTGCAGTCAGTATATCTCTAGATTTCTCTTCTAAGATAAGGATTAAATTAAAGCCGCTCCTCTTAATGGCGCTATCATCGCTCATGATTGCCACTAATGGTTTAGTCTTTAAAATCATTGCTTTAGAAGAAAACTTTTGGGGAACAGCTTTCTGGGAATACATTGGTGGAACTATTTTTGTTTTATTTTTATTTTTTTGTATACCATTGTATCGCCGTCAATTTGTTGGCATGATTAAAAAAAATAAATCCGTCATTAGTGTAAACTTCTTGGCTGAAATATTAAATATTATTGCTAAACTATTTGCTAATTTCGCTAGCTTGCTAGCTCCTTTGGTTTTAGTTTGGGTAGTAAATAGCTTCCAGCCATTTTTTGTTTTATTATATGGTCTCATACTAACCCTACTGGTGCCTAAGTTCTATAGAGAAAATATCAGTAAAACAATACTTATTCAAAAAGTATCAGCCATTGCTATTATAGTGTTGGGCACTTACTTCTTATTTAAATAAACAACATAAAAGCCAAAAAAATAGCCTTATTTAAGGCTTTTTTGCTATTGCAAGAAAACTACCACCAGGGACGTAATAAGAGTAGAAAGGTCGAAAGACTTTCAAAAGATAACTAACTATTAATTATAAATATATGAAGAAAAATCTAGCTCTTATAATCGCTATTATAACGATTTCCTCTTTAGCTGGTTTTGGAGTAGTCCAAGCTAAAGGACAAGATAATGATAACTTCAAAGGCAAGGCTCATTCACAAAAAATAAATATTGAAACACCAAAGGATTTTAATGAAAACTTTCCAATGGCTTCAAGAGAAGATGAAACTGCACTTAAAAATGAGAGTAACTTAAAAACTGTTATTACTAAGGGTAGCAACATGATTGATATGAGGCTCAATGCTCTAAATAGAGCTAAGACCTCGATCAACAAATCAAAACTAAGCGCTAATCAAAAAACATCATTAATCGCAATGATTGATGAAAATATTAACGGTCTAACTAATTTGAAAACAAAACTAGTAGCTGAAACAGACTTAGCTCTAGCTAAAGCTGACCTAAGTTCAATGTTTACTGACTATCGTATTTATGGAGTCTTTATGCCAAAGCTAAATGCTCTAAGAATAATCGACATGAACAGTAACAACCTTGATAAAATACAAACTACTACTTTTACTAATTACCAAACTAAGATCGACGCTCTTAAAGCCAGTAACGGAGATGCTGCTTTAATCGCAAAGATGGAGGCCGGTCTAGCTAAAGCAAAAACTGATGCTTCAAAAACTAGCAGCCTTATTAGTTCAACTATGATTAAAGCACAAAACCTAAAGCCAGCTGATTATCCAACACAAAGCAAAACTATATTAAAGGACATTAAAAATAACTTAAAGACAATACACAATGACTTTAAGTTGATCAGAACCGATTTAGGAATAAAGGGTAGGGTTAATGTAATGACCAAATAAATAAAGCCCCAACAAAACGCAGCTTACCCCTCTAGCTGCGTTTTGTTATACTGAAAGCTATGACTACGGACAACGCAGAAAAACAGAATAATCTACCATCAAACTCTGATGAGATATTGGCTAAGCTTGCGCTTAAAGACCAGGCAGCCTTTGCTGAGCTAGTTAATCGTTATCAAGCTCCTTTGCGGCGTTATGTCAGTCGTTTAGCCAGATTAGACGAAACAGATATTGATGATGTTCTACAAGAAGCCTTTATCAAACTTTATTTAAACTTAAATGACTTTGATCCTAAGTTGAAGTTTTCATCTTGGCTCTATCGTATCGTGCATAACGAAACAATTAACCACTTCCGTAAACGCTCGGTTAAATATGAAGTTGGATTAGACATTGAAGGTGATGAAAAATGGAATGAGTTTTGGGAAGATGAAGGTATTAATAGAATTGACCAAACATTAGCCAATGAAAAAATTCAAGAAACTTTAAACAAGCTATCACCCAACTATCGTGACGTACTAATCCTAAAATATTTAGAACAAAAAAACTACGATGAAATCTCTGATATCTTACAAAAACCGCCGGGCACCGTAGCCAGCTGGCTCAATCGAGCCAAAACTCAATTCCGCAGCCTATACCAAACATATGACCAATCCTAATTTAGCACAATCAATCTTGCACCGCGTGACAGATGATAAGTTAAAACCAAAACCACGCTGGCAATTTATAACAAAGCAAATATTAATTTGGTTTGGTGTCTTGCTATCTGTCGTGGTTGGCAGCATTTCGAGTTCTATATTATTTTTTCTTATAATAAATAATGACTGGGAGGCTTATGATTTGGTTACGAAAAATTTAGCTTACTTTATATTATTAACCCTGC includes:
- a CDS encoding gamma-glutamyl-gamma-aminobutyrate hydrolase family protein (Members of this family of hydrolases with an active site Cys residue belong to MEROPS family C26.) codes for the protein MKILIIDNHSEHLLELTNCFSNLPKIINKETFDKGFAIENFDSIILSGSFNMPTALRHPNFYKQEIDLIKNSKTPIIGICLGAELIIKSFDGKLEELSHSLDGEVKLNVSDKNLKTIIESNHIKVIEHHKIGAKNLPKDLLELASSPDCVEIFKHASKPIIGIQFHPEIGKHKEIFDWAIKELKI
- a CDS encoding SMR family transporter translates to MISWIIPLSLLIIFEIVADIFAKNWSLQRTTWIAVTSLASYLIANSFWLFALKNGSGLGRGAIIFSVATAIIAVILGILFYKEPVNKFQIIGLVLGVIAIVLLFWE
- a CDS encoding EamA family transporter codes for the protein MNWIIFALAGPLIWALVNHIDKFIITKYFHGKGIGSLVMFTGLSGFVVSIFIIALKYSSINLGAAPAFFIAINGALLVASFIPYLHAMEKEEASTVSTLYQLIPVFGYFLGLIFLHEQLSFWQLIGSSLIIIGAVSISLDFSSKIRIKLKPLLLMALSSLMIATNGLVFKIIALEENFWGTAFWEYIGGTIFVLFLFFCIPLYRRQFVGMIKKNKSVISVNFLAEILNIIAKLFANFASLLAPLVLVWVVNSFQPFFVLLYGLILTLLVPKFYRENISKTILIQKVSAIAIIVLGTYFLFK
- a CDS encoding RNA polymerase sigma factor, with the translated sequence MTTDNAEKQNNLPSNSDEILAKLALKDQAAFAELVNRYQAPLRRYVSRLARLDETDIDDVLQEAFIKLYLNLNDFDPKLKFSSWLYRIVHNETINHFRKRSVKYEVGLDIEGDEKWNEFWEDEGINRIDQTLANEKIQETLNKLSPNYRDVLILKYLEQKNYDEISDILQKPPGTVASWLNRAKTQFRSLYQTYDQS